A single genomic interval of Orcinus orca chromosome 19, mOrcOrc1.1, whole genome shotgun sequence harbors:
- the TEX19 gene encoding testis-expressed protein 19: MCPPVSLRCEAEGLSYLYTSWMYELQHGSQLRVCFACFKAAFLDLGQVLEVEDWEDEDWGPELMEHIEAGSEQGSSPGMGPSWGLGQGHPAQGASVDWGWGTLALGLVESDEEDLDLDEHFMPTELEPQDATPLGLGAEDADWTQSLPWRFGGLPTCSHWPSPSPWQAFFSVDLPPAGAHGVGAGHHPGHGPC, translated from the coding sequence ATGTGCCCCCCGGTCAGCCTGCGGTGTGAGGCGGAGGGCCTGTCCTACCTGTACACGTCCTGGATGTATGAGCTTCAACACGGCAGCCAGCTGAGGGTCTGCTTCGCTTGCTTCAAGGCTGCCTTTCTGGACCTTGGACAGGTGCTGGAGGTGGAAGACTGGGAAGATGAAGATTGGGGCCCTGAGCTGATGGAGCACATTGAGGCAGGGTCTGAGCAGGGGTCATCCCCGGGGATGGGACCAAGCTGGGGGCTGGGCCAAGGGCACCCTGCACAGGGTGCGTCTGTGGACTGGGGGTGGGGCACCCTGGCATTAGGCCTCGTGGAGTCAGACGAGGAGGACCTGGACCTGGACGAGCACTTTATGCCCACCGAGCTGGAGCCTCAGGATGCCACACCCCTGGGCCTGGGTGCTGAGGATGCTGACTGGACCCAAAGCCTTCCCTGGAGATTTGGGGGACTCCCTACCTGCTCACACTGGCCAAGCCCTTCTCCATGGCAGGCGTTTTTCAGCGTGGACCTGCCCCCGGCGGGAGCCCATGGCGTTGGAGCTGGGCACCACCCGGGCCACGGGCCCTGTTGA
- the UTS2R gene encoding urotensin-2 receptor, protein MPEPPGAPNASLNSSWASPAEPSSLEDLVATGTIGVVLSAMGVVGVVGNLYTLAVMCRFLHTSASMYVYVINLALADLLYLLSIPFIVATYVTKAWHFGDVGCRVLFSLDFLTMHASIFTLTLMSSERYTAVVRPLDMVQRSKGYRKVLALGTWLLALLLALPMMLAIRLVRRGHKSLCLPAWGQRAHRTYLTLLFGTSIVGPGVVIGLLYVRLARAYWQSQRASFTQTRRLPNPRVLYLILGIVLLFWACFLPFWLWQLLTQYRGTPPLTPRSARIVNYLTTCLTYSNSCVNPFLYTLLTKNYRDYRQRSLQGRGAHRPGGTHSFPQARTGCQRSSGHSLSSSSQQASETIALSQAAPRGLCT, encoded by the coding sequence ATGCCCGAGCCGCCTGGCGCCCCCAATGCTTCTCTCAACAGCTCGTGGGCCAGCCCAGCGGAGCCCAGCTCCCTGGAGGACCTGGTGGCCACGGGCACCATTGGGGTGGTGCTCTCGGCCATGGGCGTGGTTGGCGTGGTGGGCAACTTGTACACGCTGGCTGTCATGTGCCGCTTCCTGCACACCTCGGCCTCCATGTACGTCTACGTCATCAACCTGGCGCTGGCGGACTTGCTCTACCTGCTCAGCATCCCCTTCATCGTGGCCACCTACGTCACCAAGGCGTGGCACTTCGGCGACGTGGGCTGCCGTGTCCTCTTCAGCCTGGACTTCCTGACCATGCACGCCAGCATCTTCACCCTGACCCTCATGAGCAGTGAGCGCTACACTGCCGTGGTGAGGCCACTGGACATGGTGCAGCGTTCCAAGGGCTACCGCAAGGTCCTGGCGCTGGGCACGTGGCTGCTGGCGCTGTTGCTGGCACTGCCCATGATGCTGGCCATCCGGCTGGTCCGCAGGGGCCACAAGAGCCTCTGCCTGCCGGCCTGGGGCCAGCGCGCCCACCGCACTTACCTGACACTGCTCTTCGGGACCAGCATCGTGGGGCCCGGCGTGGTCATCGGGCTGCTCTATGTCCGCCTGGCCCGGGCCTACTGGCAGTCGCAGCGGGCTTCCTTCACGCAGACGCGGCGGCTACCCAACCCCAGGGTGCTCTACCTCATCCTGGGAATCGTGCTGCTCTTCTGGGCCTGCTTCCTGCCCTTCTGGCTGTGGCAGCTCCTCACCCAGTACCGCGGGACCCCACCGCTCACGCCCCGCTCCGCCCGCATCGTCAACTACCTGACCACCTGCCTCACCTACAGCAACAGCTGCGTAAACCCCTTCCTCTACACGCTGCTCACTAAGAACTACCGCGACTACCGCCAGCGCTCGCTCCAAGGCAGGGGCGCCCACCGGCCCGGGGGTACCCACAGCTTCCCGCAGGCCCGCACCGGCTGCCAGCGCAGCTCAGGCCACTCACTGTCCTCCAGCAGCCAGCAGGCCAGCGAGACCATTGCACTGTCCCAGGCCGCCCCTAGGGGCCTCTGCACCTGA